A stretch of the Candidatus Saccharimonadales bacterium genome encodes the following:
- a CDS encoding histidine phosphatase family protein produces the protein MNAIYIARHGETENNRAKRLSGWIDTPLTDMGLEPTKKVIEKLSALRLDSMYSSDVGRAFITAYVIAKDIGYDDEIVRLPGLREVSYGDAANMYSVEAYQKYPGLDSDTHYTPPNGESLDHMQKRVLKTVNGLDETHANANILLVCHSGVMAAIRASHIGQDFGAHNISEAYPHDYVGKFTLQNGEVATFSEFLG, from the coding sequence ATGAACGCCATCTATATAGCCCGGCACGGTGAAACGGAAAATAATAGAGCAAAACGCTTATCTGGCTGGATAGATACCCCATTAACTGATATGGGTTTAGAACCAACTAAAAAGGTGATAGAGAAATTGTCCGCTCTTCGCTTAGACAGTATGTATTCCAGTGACGTAGGTCGAGCATTTATCACTGCGTATGTTATAGCAAAAGATATTGGTTACGACGATGAAATAGTACGACTTCCAGGACTCCGAGAGGTTAGCTACGGTGACGCAGCCAATATGTATAGCGTTGAGGCGTATCAAAAATATCCTGGACTAGATAGCGATACGCATTATACGCCGCCAAATGGCGAATCACTCGACCATATGCAAAAACGCGTGCTCAAGACTGTAAATGGTTTAGACGAGACGCATGCCAATGCAAATATCTTGCTGGTTTGTCACTCGGGAGTCATGGCTGCCATTCGAGCAAGTCATATCGGTCAAGATTTCGGTGCGCACAATATTAGCGAAGCATATCCCCATGACTATGTTGGTAAGTTTACGTTACAAAACGGGGAGGTGGCAACATTCAGTGAGTTTCTAGGCTAA
- a CDS encoding class I SAM-dependent methyltransferase: protein MTNAKNVKAYYNTKESKLGYILFLRGAKHFGYYERGDKMFQVSKALRKMERKIGKALDLPAKSNVLDAGSGMGTVSRNLVRWFDYSITGIDILDFNLAKACREADKSANSNLSLHYLQMDYHNLSFKDSTFDGVYTTETFVHASDPAKVLSEFYRVLKPGGKLVQLEYSHDPYDTMSSSENRSFEFVNRYAAMPAFDLFEHGVHEKLIRDAGFKLISSTNHMKNIEPMLRWFMLNAWLPVKFIRLARIEHRFVNAISAVDFWKLRHKIHVKIIVAEKLAP, encoded by the coding sequence ATGACAAATGCTAAAAACGTTAAAGCCTATTACAATACAAAAGAATCAAAATTAGGATATATCCTCTTCTTAAGAGGCGCTAAGCACTTCGGCTATTATGAGCGTGGTGACAAAATGTTTCAAGTTTCCAAGGCGCTCCGCAAGATGGAAAGAAAAATAGGTAAGGCATTAGATTTGCCAGCCAAAAGCAACGTACTCGATGCAGGTTCGGGCATGGGTACGGTATCACGAAATCTTGTAAGATGGTTTGACTATAGCATCACGGGTATTGATATTCTCGATTTCAATTTGGCAAAAGCATGTAGAGAAGCTGACAAGTCGGCGAACTCTAATCTTTCGCTACATTATCTTCAAATGGATTATCACAATCTCAGTTTTAAAGACTCAACTTTTGATGGTGTGTATACTACCGAAACTTTTGTCCACGCTAGCGATCCTGCGAAAGTCCTGAGCGAATTTTACAGAGTTCTGAAGCCCGGTGGAAAGTTAGTACAGCTCGAATACTCCCATGACCCATACGACACAATGAGTAGCTCCGAGAATCGGTCATTCGAATTCGTTAATAGATATGCCGCCATGCCAGCTTTTGATTTATTTGAGCACGGAGTTCATGAAAAGCTAATACGCGACGCTGGATTTAAGCTCATATCGAGTACAAATCACATGAAGAATATTGAGCCGATGCTTCGATGGTTTATGCTGAACGCGTGGCTACCTGTAAAATTTATTCGTCTTGCTAGAATTGAGCACCGATTTGTAAATGCAATTTCAGCTGTTGATTTCTGGAAACTGCGACATAAAATTCATGTAAAAATTATTGTCGCCGAAAAACTAGCGCCTTAG
- a CDS encoding 23S rRNA (pseudouridine(1915)-N(3))-methyltransferase RlmH — MKIHIITIGEPKLPYARAGWAEYIDRLKHYHTVRITHIADKHNDAGHLLQATGQAYSVALVIESTQLSSHELARFIEARNQDGREVTFLIGGPDGLPSEVIAAADMQWSFSRLTFPHDLAMVVLAETLYRASTIAAGQPYHR; from the coding sequence ATGAAGATACACATTATTACAATCGGCGAACCAAAGCTCCCATACGCCCGTGCCGGCTGGGCCGAATACATTGACCGCTTGAAGCATTACCACACAGTCCGCATCACCCATATCGCTGACAAGCACAACGACGCCGGGCATCTGCTGCAGGCCACCGGGCAAGCGTATAGCGTTGCACTCGTCATAGAATCTACACAGCTTAGTAGTCATGAACTCGCCCGATTTATCGAAGCTCGCAATCAGGACGGCAGGGAAGTAACGTTTCTCATCGGCGGGCCAGATGGCTTACCCAGCGAAGTTATTGCGGCTGCCGACATGCAGTGGAGCTTCTCGCGTCTGACATTTCCACATGATCTCGCTATGGTCGTGTTGGCCGAAACGCTATACCGCGCAAGCACAATTGCCGCCGGCCAGCCGTATCACCGCTAA
- a CDS encoding TylF/MycF/NovP-related O-methyltransferase — translation MSHTAALLAKYPIISDQITKPALSVLLSQLEAIISKGTHGAAVEFGCYVGTTSLFMRRLLDVYQDERAFHVYDSFAGLPPKTAQDASVAGDDFQAGELTVSKKQFIAEFGKARLRTPIIHKQWFDQLCPADVPDNIAFAFLDGDFYNSIYDSLKLVWPRMTTGSIVCFDDYGREALPGVKRAIHDYFQGNVPAIQISHNIGVILKP, via the coding sequence ATGTCTCACACAGCAGCTCTGCTCGCAAAATATCCAATCATATCCGACCAGATTACCAAGCCGGCGCTGAGCGTTTTACTTAGCCAGCTTGAAGCAATCATATCGAAGGGTACACACGGTGCAGCCGTCGAATTTGGGTGCTATGTCGGGACGACCAGTTTATTTATGCGCCGTTTGCTCGATGTATACCAGGACGAGCGGGCATTTCACGTCTATGACTCGTTTGCAGGACTGCCGCCGAAAACAGCGCAAGACGCCAGCGTCGCCGGCGATGACTTTCAGGCGGGCGAGCTAACGGTCAGCAAAAAGCAGTTCATAGCCGAATTTGGGAAAGCCCGCCTGCGTACGCCAATCATCCATAAGCAATGGTTCGATCAGCTTTGTCCGGCTGACGTGCCGGACAACATTGCATTCGCATTCCTTGACGGAGATTTCTACAACTCAATTTATGATTCACTGAAACTCGTTTGGCCACGGATGACAACTGGCAGTATTGTCTGTTTCGACGATTATGGCCGCGAAGCATTACCGGGCGTCAAACGGGCTATCCACGATTATTTTCAGGGAAACGTTCCAGCTATTCAGATTTCGCACAATATTGGTGTCATACTAAAGCCATGA
- a CDS encoding SRPBCC domain-containing protein: MATYTYTIDITAPREKVWDIMLSDASYREWTSVFQEGSYYEGTWEAGSEMLFLAKGADGLSGMASRIVENKPYEYVSIENYGVYSNGTIDTTSDYAKQWADSHENYTFTENDGVTTVRVDLESDALSGDEVIEMFDGMWPPALQKLKELCEA, encoded by the coding sequence ATGGCTACATATACATACACTATCGATATTACTGCTCCCCGTGAAAAAGTCTGGGACATAATGCTGAGCGATGCTTCGTACCGGGAGTGGACCAGTGTCTTTCAGGAAGGTTCATATTATGAGGGTACCTGGGAAGCTGGCAGCGAAATGCTCTTTTTGGCTAAGGGTGCTGATGGACTAAGCGGTATGGCAAGTCGAATTGTCGAAAACAAACCGTATGAGTATGTATCAATCGAAAATTACGGCGTGTATAGCAATGGCACGATCGACACTACCAGTGACTATGCCAAACAATGGGCTGACTCGCACGAGAACTATACCTTTACTGAAAATGATGGAGTTACAACGGTGCGCGTGGACCTGGAAAGCGATGCACTCAGTGGCGACGAAGTGATCGAAATGTTTGACGGCATGTGGCCGCCGGCCCTGCAAAAGCTCAAAGAGCTGTGCGAAGCCTGA
- a CDS encoding putative glycoside hydrolase codes for MTKTVSSTVKNRYRGVPSLRIFIVVGLFTALGMLYGLTSRAATPYISAEPEAVAPTGPAVIGSDTAASGGKFVRFGTGGNPGKANTFWLHFNSTPVSNTMLETEAKRRKVIVLNAWEHQYIPTLKAANPNIVVLVYKDLSSTRDYECTNGVDSALLPTGIGYCFADTYHKDWFLLDSAGKRLAYSGYAGHWQMDVGNVAYQQQWAANVKTELTARGWDGVFMDNALVSCDQYHTGVCPAKYTTDVAIQAAYSAMLKVTYPALKNAGLKSVANMSNARLYPGIWNTYLANLDGGFDEWWLTFDPGNHLAEYGTPSIGWKAQVDEIAAAEAAGKMAIVQAHTRYTDKPSFYYGLASYFLASGGNSSYGEIDVADNYSNPSPWQPAYDWNLGAPVSAYSTISTHLYRRDFKCGAAIVNANNTVATTVSLGGTYLNESGASVTSVAMAAKTGTVLRKPNCSP; via the coding sequence ATGACAAAAACTGTAAGCTCAACGGTAAAAAATAGATACCGCGGCGTACCTTCTCTACGAATTTTTATTGTAGTCGGATTGTTTACGGCCCTTGGAATGCTGTACGGGCTTACAAGCCGTGCGGCGACACCGTATATATCAGCAGAGCCCGAAGCAGTAGCGCCAACTGGTCCAGCTGTGATCGGTTCTGATACAGCCGCATCGGGTGGTAAATTTGTACGGTTTGGTACTGGGGGAAATCCCGGCAAAGCAAACACGTTTTGGCTGCACTTTAACAGTACTCCCGTGAGTAATACGATGCTGGAAACCGAAGCAAAGCGACGCAAAGTCATTGTTCTCAATGCTTGGGAGCACCAATATATTCCGACGCTCAAAGCCGCAAATCCGAATATTGTCGTGCTGGTGTACAAAGATCTGTCATCAACACGCGACTATGAATGTACGAACGGCGTTGATAGTGCCTTGCTACCAACAGGCATTGGCTACTGCTTTGCAGATACGTATCACAAAGACTGGTTTCTACTCGATAGTGCTGGCAAGCGCCTGGCGTATTCTGGTTATGCGGGCCATTGGCAAATGGATGTCGGTAATGTGGCGTATCAGCAGCAATGGGCCGCCAATGTGAAGACCGAGCTTACGGCGCGTGGATGGGACGGCGTATTCATGGATAATGCGCTCGTTTCCTGCGATCAATATCATACCGGTGTCTGTCCTGCTAAATACACCACGGACGTAGCCATACAGGCTGCCTACAGCGCCATGCTGAAAGTAACCTATCCGGCACTAAAGAATGCTGGCTTGAAAAGCGTTGCCAATATGTCGAATGCCAGATTGTATCCTGGCATCTGGAATACTTATCTTGCGAACCTGGACGGCGGCTTTGATGAATGGTGGCTGACGTTTGATCCGGGCAATCATCTGGCGGAATACGGTACGCCCTCAATCGGCTGGAAGGCCCAGGTAGATGAAATAGCCGCCGCGGAGGCAGCCGGAAAAATGGCTATCGTCCAGGCACATACTAGATACACTGATAAACCCTCGTTTTATTACGGACTGGCAAGCTATTTTCTAGCGAGTGGCGGCAATTCATCGTATGGAGAGATAGATGTCGCCGATAATTATAGTAATCCAAGTCCGTGGCAGCCGGCGTATGATTGGAATCTGGGCGCGCCAGTGTCCGCGTATAGCACGATCAGTACACACCTCTATCGCCGTGACTTCAAATGTGGCGCCGCGATTGTCAATGCAAACAATACAGTGGCCACAACAGTCAGTCTCGGCGGGACGTACTTAAACGAATCAGGTGCTTCGGTAACGAGTGTCGCCATGGCAGCCAAGACTGGTACAGTGCTGCGCAAGCCCAACTGCTCGCCGTAA
- a CDS encoding DUF3048 domain-containing protein, whose amino-acid sequence MIDDFKQIPERQPTRLDPNRGYRQRTASLPNASTSPTPLHIDRSQPRFRTPEEVAGSIPVAIAPPETVQPTGLFEPDELLLPAHATPDKKKSFLSGTVRLFRRWDVSKKKILLASVVALLLIGGSSGYALTRDQPAPAKPVAKAKVVVKPAPKPITSPLTGMPVIPSQQTLPVIGVMVENSPNARPQSGLKDAGVVYEAIAEAGITRFLALFQESHPGNVGPIRSARPYYLDWALAFDASYAHVGGSPDALQRIKDLGVRDLDQFFNPAAYRRITTRFAPHNVYTSIDDLTNLSKAKGYETSTFTGFARKAEQPYKPAASTTTPPTPSAPSKPAAEARTAANTIDLGISGPYYNAQYAYDAATNSYKRNMAGTPHMDADSNTQLAPKVVIALAMQYGLMADGYHSAYTTQGSGKMYVFQDGTVTTGTWTKGDPKSQFEFKDDAGKVIALNPGQTWLSVVSDAAKVTYR is encoded by the coding sequence ATGATTGATGATTTTAAACAAATACCCGAACGCCAACCAACCAGACTAGATCCAAACCGCGGGTATCGGCAACGCACAGCCAGCCTACCGAATGCAAGCACCAGTCCGACCCCATTGCACATAGATCGCTCTCAGCCCCGATTCCGCACTCCGGAAGAGGTCGCCGGCAGCATTCCGGTAGCGATTGCACCTCCCGAAACTGTGCAACCGACCGGCCTATTTGAACCCGACGAACTCCTATTACCGGCACATGCCACACCTGACAAAAAGAAATCGTTTCTGAGCGGTACGGTTCGATTATTCCGACGCTGGGATGTATCAAAAAAGAAAATTCTGCTGGCGAGTGTCGTCGCACTTCTGCTGATCGGTGGTAGCTCCGGCTATGCGCTGACGCGGGATCAGCCAGCACCCGCAAAACCAGTCGCCAAAGCCAAGGTGGTCGTGAAGCCGGCACCCAAGCCGATCACTTCGCCGCTCACCGGAATGCCGGTCATCCCATCTCAGCAAACCTTGCCCGTCATCGGCGTGATGGTCGAAAACAGCCCGAATGCCCGTCCGCAGTCGGGTCTTAAAGATGCTGGCGTTGTGTACGAAGCAATCGCTGAAGCCGGCATTACGCGGTTTTTGGCGCTGTTTCAAGAATCGCACCCAGGAAATGTCGGACCTATCCGCAGTGCCCGGCCATACTATCTCGACTGGGCACTGGCCTTTGATGCCAGTTACGCTCATGTTGGCGGCAGTCCCGATGCCTTGCAGCGCATCAAAGATCTAGGAGTTCGCGATCTCGACCAGTTTTTCAATCCGGCCGCTTATCGCCGGATTACAACGCGCTTCGCTCCGCACAATGTCTATACCAGCATTGACGACCTGACAAACCTATCCAAAGCCAAAGGCTATGAGACGAGTACATTTACTGGGTTTGCCCGCAAAGCTGAGCAGCCATACAAGCCGGCGGCGAGCACCACGACACCTCCAACTCCCAGCGCTCCGTCGAAACCAGCTGCAGAGGCGCGGACTGCCGCGAATACGATCGACCTCGGCATTTCCGGACCGTATTATAACGCACAGTACGCTTACGACGCCGCCACCAATAGTTACAAACGCAATATGGCAGGTACGCCACACATGGACGCCGACAGTAATACGCAGCTTGCACCCAAAGTCGTTATCGCACTTGCTATGCAGTACGGTCTGATGGCAGACGGCTATCATTCTGCCTACACGACGCAGGGAAGCGGTAAAATGTACGTATTTCAAGACGGCACCGTCACTACCGGCACATGGACCAAAGGCGATCCAAAAAGCCAATTCGAATTCAAAGACGATGCCGGAAAAGTGATAGCGCTCAATCCTGGTCAAACGTGGCTGTCTGTCGTCAGCGACGCCGCTAAAGTCACTTACCGCTAG
- the gltX gene encoding glutamate--tRNA ligase, whose amino-acid sequence MSEVSSVRTRFAPSPTGYLHVGGIRTALFAWLLARQSGGKFILRLEDTDQAREVKGSGQQIQDSLTALGLIWDEGITVGGPHAPYKQSERLDHYRQWAQQLIDAGRAYADPYTPAEVQAFRDQTRAAKKPFLYRNYRPDNPPTWDGTMPLRFCSQPQDYAWHDEVMGDLQAGAEAIDDFILIKSDGYPTYNFAHIIDDAEMEVTHVIRGQEFIASTPNYLNLYEALGLYPGQGRPLLATMPHILGPDGNKKLSKRDGAKDVLDYIRDGFLPATLINFIASLGWNDGTEQEIFSVDELINKFSLSKVQKSGARFDEQRLLWMNGAHIRELSLDDLSDMVRDYWPAAAADYDDSYRQQVLSLVQERLKYFKELPELTEFFFVDLPIRPELIRSHKQLKKFEPNELRGLLEQSRAVLETTDFDVESLTAALNALLETSGQKPAVLFSLIRIATTQAQSSPGLAETLAVLGRERALARLQSQIDSL is encoded by the coding sequence ATGTCCGAAGTATCATCAGTCCGTACCCGCTTTGCACCGAGCCCTACCGGCTACCTCCATGTCGGCGGCATCCGCACTGCGCTATTTGCATGGTTGCTCGCCCGCCAGTCCGGCGGGAAATTTATACTACGGCTTGAAGATACCGATCAGGCCAGGGAAGTCAAAGGCTCCGGCCAGCAGATTCAGGATTCTCTGACTGCTCTGGGGCTGATATGGGACGAAGGCATCACTGTCGGTGGCCCGCACGCTCCATACAAGCAGAGTGAACGGCTTGATCACTACCGCCAGTGGGCGCAGCAGCTGATCGACGCCGGCCGGGCCTATGCCGATCCGTATACGCCAGCCGAAGTACAAGCTTTCCGCGACCAGACTCGAGCCGCCAAAAAGCCTTTTTTGTACCGCAATTACCGGCCGGACAATCCGCCAACGTGGGACGGCACAATGCCGCTGCGGTTCTGTAGCCAGCCGCAGGATTATGCCTGGCACGACGAAGTTATGGGTGATCTGCAGGCCGGTGCCGAAGCAATTGATGATTTCATACTCATCAAATCCGATGGCTACCCGACTTACAATTTTGCGCACATTATCGATGACGCTGAGATGGAAGTCACGCACGTCATCCGCGGCCAGGAGTTTATCGCCAGCACACCGAATTATCTAAACCTATACGAAGCACTTGGCCTGTATCCCGGCCAGGGTAGACCGCTACTGGCGACGATGCCGCACATACTCGGGCCGGATGGCAATAAGAAACTCAGCAAACGTGACGGCGCCAAAGACGTACTCGATTACATCCGCGATGGGTTTTTGCCGGCAACGCTCATCAATTTTATTGCCAGCCTCGGCTGGAATGACGGCACCGAACAGGAAATATTCAGCGTCGATGAACTGATCAACAAATTTAGCCTCAGCAAAGTCCAAAAGAGCGGGGCCCGCTTTGATGAACAGCGGCTGCTATGGATGAATGGTGCTCATATCCGCGAATTATCCCTGGACGACCTATCTGATATGGTGCGCGACTACTGGCCAGCCGCAGCCGCCGACTATGACGATAGCTACCGTCAGCAGGTGCTTAGCCTGGTCCAGGAGCGGCTCAAATACTTTAAAGAGCTCCCGGAACTAACTGAGTTTTTCTTTGTTGACCTGCCGATCAGGCCGGAGCTCATACGTTCACACAAACAGCTCAAAAAATTTGAGCCTAACGAACTCCGTGGCTTACTGGAACAGTCCCGAGCCGTGCTCGAAACAACTGATTTTGATGTTGAAAGCCTGACAGCCGCACTGAACGCGCTACTTGAGACGTCCGGTCAAAAGCCAGCAGTACTGTTTAGCCTGATCCGTATCGCCACGACCCAGGCACAGTCCAGCCCCGGTCTGGCAGAGACGCTGGCCGTGCTTGGACGTGAGCGTGCACTGGCCAGGCTGCAATCGCAAATAGACAGTCTGTAA
- a CDS encoding PEGA domain-containing protein yields the protein MDFLDPQKQRAHMIRLISGYILIGVAILFATLILLYQAYGFGLGKDGEVIQKGLVFVSSQPDAAKIYLDGKLYKSTTNTKLQLEAGEYKTELQREGYRSWQRIITVEGGSVQHFDYPKLFPTAMTTSPVKTYAETPGFATQSPDRRWIVVQQGASLFNFDVFDVADPAAVNDNVTAISLPEAIVTTARSTAHTYKLVEWSTDNRHLLVEHSYTPEGAAATLEYLMIDREEPAASLNLTKSLGLTAGKVLTLRDKKHDKYYVYDSTAKTLSATTLDDAGTLTNILDQVLAYKTYGNDMVLYATDKDISTDKSLPSDKTQSVLYDDKLFYKIREHGATGPFLLDIAEYSNDWYAAVGASGDSKVYVYKNPQQIRKSSQTAALVPVRILRVTSPNHVAFSSNTQFIMAENGVNFANYDAENDKGYNYTSSLPLDAPATHARWMDGHRLSYVSGGKLVVFDYDNINAQTLVAASPNYTPFFDRDYDNVYTMVPATNQSGVTTITLSVSSLLLPEDQ from the coding sequence ATGGATTTTTTAGACCCGCAAAAACAACGTGCTCACATGATCCGGCTTATCTCCGGCTATATTCTGATTGGTGTTGCTATCCTGTTTGCAACCTTGATTCTGCTCTATCAGGCTTACGGCTTCGGGCTGGGCAAAGACGGCGAAGTTATTCAAAAGGGTCTCGTCTTTGTATCGTCACAGCCTGACGCTGCCAAAATATATCTAGACGGCAAACTATATAAATCGACAACCAATACCAAGCTGCAGCTTGAAGCAGGCGAGTACAAAACCGAGCTGCAACGCGAAGGCTATCGATCATGGCAAAGAATTATTACCGTCGAGGGTGGCAGTGTGCAGCATTTTGATTATCCAAAATTGTTCCCAACTGCTATGACGACCTCTCCCGTCAAGACATACGCTGAGACACCTGGTTTTGCAACTCAAAGCCCCGATCGGCGCTGGATTGTCGTACAGCAAGGCGCATCGCTGTTCAATTTTGACGTATTCGATGTGGCCGATCCTGCTGCAGTGAATGACAACGTAACGGCAATCAGTCTGCCGGAAGCAATTGTTACAACGGCCCGTTCTACGGCACATACGTATAAACTTGTTGAATGGTCAACCGACAACCGTCACCTGCTTGTCGAACACAGCTATACGCCTGAGGGCGCAGCTGCCACGCTTGAGTATCTAATGATTGATCGAGAGGAGCCGGCAGCATCACTAAATCTGACCAAATCGCTCGGTTTGACTGCCGGCAAAGTTTTAACGCTCCGCGATAAAAAACACGATAAATATTATGTCTACGATTCAACCGCCAAAACGCTGAGTGCGACCACGCTTGACGATGCTGGCACGCTGACAAATATCCTTGATCAAGTCTTGGCTTACAAAACTTATGGCAACGACATGGTGCTGTATGCGACCGACAAAGATATTTCGACGGATAAATCCCTGCCGTCCGACAAGACGCAGTCCGTGCTCTATGACGACAAATTATTTTACAAGATTCGGGAGCATGGTGCGACGGGACCATTCCTGCTCGATATTGCCGAGTATAGCAATGATTGGTATGCGGCTGTCGGTGCCAGTGGCGACAGCAAAGTCTATGTCTACAAAAACCCACAGCAAATTCGTAAATCATCGCAAACTGCCGCGCTGGTGCCAGTACGAATCCTACGCGTTACGTCACCAAACCACGTCGCTTTTTCCAGTAACACCCAATTCATCATGGCCGAAAATGGTGTCAACTTTGCCAACTACGATGCTGAAAACGATAAGGGCTACAATTACACCTCAAGCTTACCGCTCGATGCGCCAGCGACCCATGCCAGGTGGATGGACGGCCATCGTCTTAGCTATGTCAGCGGCGGCAAACTTGTGGTCTTTGATTACGACAATATCAACGCTCAGACATTGGTCGCGGCCAGCCCGAACTATACGCCATTTTTCGACCGTGATTACGACAATGTGTATACGATGGTGCCAGCCACCAATCAAAGCGGTGTAACAACTATCACGCTGTCCGTATCTAGCTTACTACTGCCCGAAGATCAGTAA
- a CDS encoding sortase has product MSDPTQPSHHSPAPGGQLDQQPAYVQPVTIVTPTQPIARNSSSDPAVELIRNKIHAIYAEEPDAGQEIVKVESLTHQGSPHQQYMAQLNSSGKSMTEIQTAWHNYYAGLPDQEKYKVWQEFYVANGSNPAYQQFTAPTQPLQTIQPTIKDLPTPAKPKPAVVDVSARVTSRAAALDRHTKSAEQAIGKTAGKLKTALTTEHASDIKKRILSSVKSAGSASAGGKLKAEHHLRSLAFGLGAGLFAVFIVLFGFFNELFIAPFVQPSRRINDTPIIVDVASTVVSGGPKIIIPKINLEIPTDYSQTTTDEKQIELALDNGVVHYPTTVKPGQAGNAAFFGHSSNNIFNPGKYKFAFVLLNQLVEGDTFYLTHDGKTYAYRVFSKRIVEPSEVSVLGPVAGKAATATLITCDPPGTSLRRLVVVGEQISPDPAGNAAPEGQTPKPIVAAAAKQSGLPGNGPTLWSRIWNSVF; this is encoded by the coding sequence ATGTCAGACCCTACACAACCTTCTCACCACTCGCCGGCACCCGGCGGCCAGCTTGACCAGCAACCGGCCTACGTACAGCCGGTTACTATAGTGACGCCGACGCAGCCTATAGCCCGTAACAGCTCATCCGATCCAGCCGTCGAGCTGATACGAAACAAAATACATGCCATCTACGCTGAAGAGCCGGATGCAGGCCAAGAAATAGTCAAAGTAGAAAGCCTGACACACCAGGGTTCACCCCACCAGCAATATATGGCTCAGCTGAACAGCTCCGGCAAAAGTATGACCGAAATCCAGACCGCCTGGCACAACTATTACGCCGGCCTGCCAGATCAGGAGAAATACAAGGTATGGCAGGAATTTTACGTTGCCAACGGCTCTAATCCGGCGTATCAGCAATTCACGGCGCCGACGCAGCCTCTCCAGACGATCCAGCCGACAATTAAGGACCTGCCGACACCTGCTAAGCCAAAGCCAGCCGTTGTCGATGTTTCGGCCCGCGTAACCAGCCGGGCTGCCGCCTTGGATCGTCATACGAAATCTGCCGAGCAAGCCATTGGTAAAACTGCCGGCAAGCTCAAAACCGCTCTGACTACTGAACATGCATCAGACATCAAAAAACGTATTCTTTCGTCAGTCAAATCTGCCGGATCAGCGAGCGCTGGTGGTAAGCTCAAAGCAGAGCACCATCTGCGCTCGCTGGCGTTTGGACTGGGCGCCGGTCTATTTGCCGTCTTTATTGTTCTCTTTGGATTCTTTAATGAGCTTTTTATCGCACCGTTCGTGCAGCCCAGCCGGCGGATCAACGATACGCCAATTATTGTAGACGTTGCGAGTACGGTCGTATCCGGCGGTCCAAAAATCATTATTCCCAAAATAAATCTGGAAATCCCAACTGACTATTCGCAAACGACGACGGACGAAAAACAAATAGAACTGGCGCTTGATAACGGTGTCGTGCACTACCCGACGACAGTCAAGCCTGGCCAAGCTGGTAATGCCGCCTTCTTTGGCCATTCCAGTAACAATATTTTCAATCCTGGCAAATATAAGTTTGCCTTTGTGTTACTGAATCAACTGGTTGAAGGCGACACGTTCTATCTGACACATGATGGTAAAACCTATGCGTACCGCGTATTCAGTAAACGGATTGTTGAGCCGAGCGAAGTCAGCGTGCTTGGCCCAGTCGCTGGCAAGGCCGCCACAGCCACGCTGATTACCTGTGATCCGCCCGGCACCAGCTTGCGGCGGCTTGTGGTCGTTGGCGAGCAAATCAGTCCTGATCCAGCAGGTAATGCGGCTCCTGAAGGACAAACTCCCAAGCCAATTGTTGCTGCAGCCGCCAAGCAATCAGGCTTGCCTGGTAACGGCCCGACATTATGGTCACGCATCTGGAACAGTGTCTTCTAA
- a CDS encoding 8-oxo-dGTP diphosphatase encodes MSETPLKICTLVFLLRDDEILLAMKKRGFGSGLWNGIGGKVDPGETIEQALVRETQEEIGLTPTEFSKVAVHDFVFPDGTADMQVHAYFCRQWSGEPCETEEMAPQWYKLTNIPYDDMWQDDSVWLPLVLRGKLVQATFTFDATNDMTQGQFQFVPEFQQT; translated from the coding sequence ATGTCTGAAACTCCTCTCAAGATCTGCACCTTGGTATTTTTACTACGTGATGATGAAATTTTGCTGGCTATGAAAAAACGCGGCTTCGGCAGCGGGCTTTGGAACGGTATCGGCGGCAAAGTTGATCCAGGTGAAACAATAGAACAAGCGTTGGTACGCGAAACGCAGGAAGAAATCGGCTTGACACCCACTGAGTTTAGCAAAGTAGCCGTTCACGACTTTGTATTTCCAGACGGTACAGCTGATATGCAGGTTCACGCCTATTTTTGCCGGCAATGGAGCGGGGAACCGTGCGAGACCGAAGAGATGGCTCCGCAGTGGTATAAGCTGACCAATATTCCCTATGACGACATGTGGCAGGACGATAGTGTCTGGCTGCCGCTGGTGCTGCGAGGAAAACTAGTCCAGGCCACCTTTACGTTTGACGCTACTAACGATATGACGCAGGGACAATTCCAGTTCGTGCCGGAATTTCAGCAGACGTAA